A window of Azospirillum lipoferum 4B contains these coding sequences:
- a CDS encoding lysylphosphatidylglycerol synthase transmembrane domain-containing protein: MGEGSGKPAGRRWPLLVKLAVTVVVLGALAAGADWPGILARLSGADPLLFAAGFAVKALTLPFASQRWRAVGRAAGFKLTRWTAFRLQMASGFLGQILPGSVGADLLRGWFTWRLGHPAGPVMLALLVDRLMALLGVVLIGLVGLPHLAAVAPPAVAGTVLAGALVLAVAMGLLLLAGRLPRDRLPIPKRLRDGAPVRTAWGAVAQLRAMAGNPAAWAALGHSVGVHLATIAATILFARSVGLPLGWLDGLAIVPAAIVAAALPVSLGGWGVREGAMVAGFALLGFDADAALLVSLLIGLSIAVLSLPGGLFWLLLRNETASQPDPVEPGPAQPGIAAPAALSTDSSR; this comes from the coding sequence TTGGGAGAAGGTTCAGGCAAGCCGGCCGGCCGGCGGTGGCCGCTGCTGGTCAAGCTGGCGGTGACGGTCGTGGTCCTGGGCGCGCTCGCCGCCGGAGCCGACTGGCCGGGCATCCTCGCGCGCCTGTCGGGCGCCGACCCGCTGCTGTTCGCCGCCGGCTTCGCCGTAAAGGCGCTGACGCTGCCCTTCGCCTCGCAGCGGTGGCGGGCGGTCGGACGGGCCGCCGGATTCAAGCTGACCCGCTGGACCGCCTTCCGCCTGCAGATGGCCAGCGGCTTCCTGGGGCAGATCCTGCCGGGATCGGTCGGGGCCGACCTGCTGCGCGGCTGGTTCACCTGGCGGCTCGGCCATCCGGCCGGCCCGGTGATGCTGGCCCTGCTGGTCGACCGTCTGATGGCGCTCCTGGGCGTGGTGCTGATCGGGCTGGTCGGGCTGCCGCATCTGGCCGCGGTGGCGCCGCCCGCCGTCGCCGGCACCGTGCTGGCCGGTGCGCTGGTCCTGGCCGTGGCCATGGGGCTGCTGTTGCTGGCCGGCCGCCTCCCGCGCGACCGGCTGCCGATTCCGAAGCGGCTGCGCGACGGGGCGCCGGTGCGGACCGCCTGGGGGGCGGTGGCGCAGCTGCGCGCCATGGCCGGCAACCCCGCCGCCTGGGCAGCGCTGGGTCACAGCGTCGGCGTCCATCTCGCCACCATCGCCGCCACCATCCTGTTCGCCCGCTCGGTCGGCCTGCCGCTCGGCTGGCTGGATGGGCTGGCCATCGTGCCGGCCGCCATTGTCGCCGCAGCATTGCCCGTCTCGCTCGGCGGCTGGGGCGTGCGCGAGGGGGCGATGGTCGCCGGTTTCGCGCTGCTCGGCTTCGACGCCGACGCGGCGCTTCTGGTCTCGCTGCTGATCGGGCTGTCGATCGCCGTCCTGTCGCTGCCCGGCGGCCTGTTCTGGCTGCTGCTGCGCAACGAGACCGCCTCGCAGCCCGATCCTGTCGAACCCGGCCCTGCCCAGCCGGGTATCGCCGCGCCCGCTGCCCTTTCCACGGATTCCTCCCGATGA
- a CDS encoding class I SAM-dependent methyltransferase, translated as MTLSCLETLEAIATLAQAYLEREIDTRLSPTDTMARPPTTLDQYLASGRTAVDTILQAMVAANVSHVDSVLDMGSGHGRVLRHLAALFPNAELTACDIDVPGIEFCAEAFGAIPVRSRDNLANLKFDRTYDLIWSGTLFTHLNHQMFMDGLALLAGSLSDRGVAVISFGGRYNRSILSDSDNFTNVGRCFDDIGFGCDTNGPINTLTLAAASYVVKAVESLDVRIVSLMERGWAGSDDIIVLAKPGPKGWS; from the coding sequence ATGACACTGAGCTGCCTGGAAACGCTGGAAGCCATAGCAACCCTTGCACAGGCATATCTGGAGCGCGAGATCGACACGCGCCTGTCGCCAACCGACACCATGGCCCGCCCGCCGACCACTCTCGATCAGTACCTGGCCAGCGGCAGGACCGCAGTGGACACCATTCTTCAGGCGATGGTTGCCGCCAATGTCTCGCATGTCGACAGTGTCCTCGACATGGGAAGCGGACACGGTCGGGTATTGCGCCACTTGGCGGCTCTGTTTCCGAACGCGGAATTGACGGCCTGCGATATCGACGTTCCAGGAATCGAGTTCTGCGCCGAGGCCTTCGGCGCGATTCCGGTGCGCTCCCGTGATAATCTTGCCAATCTCAAATTTGATCGGACTTATGACCTCATCTGGTCAGGGACCTTGTTTACCCATCTCAACCATCAGATGTTCATGGACGGGCTTGCGCTGTTGGCCGGCTCTTTGTCCGACCGTGGAGTGGCAGTCATATCGTTTGGCGGGCGCTACAACCGCTCGATCCTGTCCGACTCCGATAACTTCACCAATGTCGGCCGGTGCTTTGATGATATTGGTTTCGGCTGTGATACCAACGGTCCGATCAACACCTTGACACTTGCCGCGGCATCCTATGTCGTGAAGGCCGTGGAAAGTCTCGATGTCCGCATCGTGAGTCTGATGGAGCGAGGCTGGGCTGGTAGTGATGACATAATCGTTCTGGCCAAGCCCGGCCCGAAGGGCTGGAGCTAG
- a CDS encoding bifunctional class I SAM-dependent methyltransferase/glycosyltransferase family 2 protein: protein MTDQPLPTLDRTASPESAALESAAAPRTLSPRQERIRGLFDAMAPLRDRWAERNRAFHEADRAYLRFLIPEGAAVLEIGCGVGDTLAALKPSRGVGIDLSPATIAVAKARHPELELIAADAENPATIAAVEGPFSHILLSGTIGFLDDIEETLRLLRRVATPKTRIVVSYHSRVWEPILWAAEKLGMRMPQGQQNWLSTSDIVNLLDLAGWEPVRREWRQLIPKRLFGLGTLVNRYIAPLPGIRRLCVRNYVVARPQPTVEAVTVDGKPASVTVLIPCRNERGNIENAIRRLPRFAPDIEVIYVEGNSQDNTFEECLRVRDAYPDWDIKVMKQPGKGKGDAVRAGFAVARGDILIILDADLTVPPETMGKFYQAMVSGRGEFVNGTRLVYPMAPEAMRFLNFLANRAFARIFSFLLNQRFTDTLCGTKVLWRKDYETIVANRHYFGDFDPFGDFDLIFGAAKQNLKIVEVPVRYADRSYGETQISRFTHGWLLARMVVFAWKKLKAF, encoded by the coding sequence ATGACCGACCAGCCCCTGCCGACGCTCGACCGGACCGCCTCCCCGGAATCCGCCGCCCTGGAATCCGCTGCCGCGCCCCGCACCCTCTCCCCACGGCAGGAGCGCATCCGTGGGCTGTTCGATGCCATGGCCCCCCTGCGCGACCGCTGGGCCGAGCGCAACCGCGCCTTCCATGAGGCCGACCGCGCCTATCTGCGCTTCCTGATCCCGGAAGGGGCGGCGGTGCTGGAGATCGGCTGCGGCGTCGGCGACACGCTGGCGGCGCTGAAGCCGTCGCGCGGCGTCGGCATCGACCTCAGCCCGGCGACCATCGCGGTGGCGAAGGCGCGCCACCCGGAGCTGGAGCTGATCGCCGCCGACGCCGAGAATCCGGCGACCATCGCCGCCGTGGAAGGTCCGTTCAGCCACATCCTGCTGTCGGGCACCATCGGCTTCCTCGACGACATCGAGGAGACGCTGCGCCTGTTGCGCCGGGTCGCCACCCCGAAGACCCGCATCGTCGTCAGCTATCACTCCCGCGTCTGGGAGCCGATCCTGTGGGCGGCGGAAAAGCTGGGGATGCGCATGCCGCAGGGCCAGCAGAACTGGCTGTCGACCAGCGACATCGTCAACCTGCTGGATCTGGCCGGCTGGGAGCCGGTGCGCCGCGAATGGCGCCAGCTGATCCCGAAGCGGCTGTTCGGGCTGGGCACGCTGGTCAACCGCTACATCGCCCCGTTGCCGGGCATCCGCCGGCTGTGCGTGCGCAACTATGTCGTCGCCCGGCCACAGCCCACCGTCGAGGCGGTGACGGTGGACGGCAAGCCGGCCTCGGTCACCGTGCTGATCCCCTGCCGCAACGAGCGCGGCAACATCGAGAACGCCATCCGCCGCCTGCCCCGCTTCGCCCCCGACATCGAGGTGATCTATGTCGAGGGCAACAGCCAGGACAACACCTTCGAGGAATGCCTGCGCGTCCGCGACGCCTATCCCGACTGGGACATCAAGGTGATGAAGCAGCCAGGCAAGGGCAAGGGCGACGCGGTGCGCGCCGGCTTCGCCGTGGCGCGCGGCGACATCCTGATCATCCTGGACGCCGACCTGACGGTGCCGCCGGAAACCATGGGGAAATTCTATCAGGCCATGGTGTCGGGGCGCGGCGAGTTCGTGAACGGCACCCGGCTCGTCTACCCGATGGCGCCGGAGGCGATGCGCTTCCTGAATTTCCTGGCCAACCGGGCCTTCGCGCGCATCTTCTCCTTCCTGCTGAACCAGCGATTCACCGACACGCTGTGCGGCACCAAGGTGCTGTGGCGCAAGGATTACGAGACCATCGTCGCCAACCGGCATTATTTCGGCGACTTCGACCCCTTCGGCGACTTCGACCTGATCTTCGGCGCCGCCAAGCAGAACCTGAAGATCGTCGAGGTGCCGGTGCGCTACGCCGACCGCAGCTATGGCGAGACCCAGATCTCCCGATTCACCCATGGCTGGCTTTTGGCCCGCATGGTGGTCTTCGCCTGGAAGAAGCTGAAGGCGTTCTGA
- a CDS encoding transposase: MSPKRLAWALVKPAEARDDEEAAAVAQAEQDAETQTVAGLARRFTALVRAAGRTAESDHSAAGLEAWLTEASSCGITAVQTFAAGLEQDGAAVRAALTLPWSSGQAEGQINRLKLLKRQMYGRASLDLLRRRTLLAA; the protein is encoded by the coding sequence TTGTCGCCCAAGCGTTTGGCCTGGGCTCTGGTAAAGCCGGCCGAAGCCCGCGACGACGAGGAGGCTGCGGCCGTTGCCCAGGCCGAGCAAGATGCCGAAACACAAACAGTGGCCGGCCTCGCGCGCCGCTTCACGGCACTCGTGCGCGCGGCCGGCCGAACCGCGGAAAGCGACCATTCCGCCGCCGGACTGGAGGCTTGGCTCACCGAAGCAAGTTCCTGCGGTATCACCGCAGTTCAGACGTTTGCTGCCGGCTTGGAGCAGGATGGCGCTGCAGTTCGGGCGGCACTCACATTGCCATGGAGCAGCGGGCAGGCTGAGGGGCAGATCAATCGCCTCAAACTGCTCAAGCGTCAAATGTACGGCAGAGCCAGCCTGGATCTGCTCCGAAGACGAACCCTCCTGGCCGCGTGA
- a CDS encoding glycosyltransferase family 2 protein, giving the protein MIDDQTITTRLTLIITTHEREKFCSRLLRYYAGLPLRILVADSSRMAVNYGNALSPLGSYLHTPEIDYATKMTRCLEQVKTPYVVICADDDFITMAGLEAAVRRLDAIPETAAVQGRCLSFIRDLDRISCIQSYAYARDWTIDAPTPHERQAQVMKLYMHAYYAVHRTPVLKRAMAEVQSGFEHPELREFHITLSAAAAGEIHTLPLLFSVRQALPLSSGAQAGTSYANLLQMRRDGAEPVVFNRFLDCWIRNLVGDAGLSQDAARAAALSAVDRYVEGLPVLRHLLSEPEHHHVDMDELLAGQHPEISWTAADLDLLRPIAQLIREHRDCDDAMPILEDPATLAGAERIFLYGSGEAGLWLLDYLSRRNIIVSGFLDSWQEGMIAGLPRLRYDHYRAQRRPGDLVVVASMHYGPILASLQGVVTAVNAYPLYLARHYFKSMDEGTSMPSSL; this is encoded by the coding sequence ATGATAGACGACCAGACGATCACGACGCGGCTTACCCTGATCATCACCACCCATGAACGGGAGAAATTCTGCTCACGCCTGCTTCGCTATTATGCGGGTTTGCCGCTGCGCATCCTGGTAGCCGATTCCAGCCGAATGGCGGTCAATTATGGCAACGCGCTGAGTCCGCTGGGAAGCTACCTGCATACGCCGGAAATAGATTATGCGACCAAGATGACACGCTGCTTGGAGCAGGTGAAAACTCCATACGTGGTCATTTGCGCCGACGACGACTTCATCACAATGGCAGGATTGGAGGCCGCTGTCCGTCGACTTGATGCCATACCGGAGACGGCTGCGGTCCAAGGACGTTGCCTGAGCTTCATCCGGGACCTAGACCGCATCTCCTGCATCCAGTCTTATGCCTATGCCCGCGACTGGACCATTGACGCTCCAACACCGCATGAGCGCCAAGCCCAGGTGATGAAGCTCTACATGCACGCCTATTATGCCGTTCACCGAACACCGGTCCTGAAAAGGGCGATGGCCGAGGTACAATCTGGATTTGAACATCCCGAACTTCGGGAGTTCCACATAACGCTTTCCGCTGCTGCGGCAGGCGAGATTCACACCCTGCCTTTGCTGTTTTCAGTACGTCAAGCATTGCCGCTGTCGAGTGGCGCACAGGCGGGCACGTCTTACGCGAACCTGCTCCAAATGCGCCGAGATGGAGCGGAGCCAGTTGTTTTCAATCGATTCCTGGATTGCTGGATCCGCAATCTGGTCGGCGATGCAGGTCTGTCCCAGGATGCAGCCCGCGCCGCCGCCCTCTCCGCAGTCGACAGATACGTTGAGGGTTTGCCTGTACTCCGGCACCTGTTGTCGGAACCGGAACATCATCATGTGGACATGGATGAACTTCTGGCGGGACAGCATCCGGAAATATCATGGACAGCAGCGGATCTGGACTTGCTGCGCCCCATTGCCCAGCTGATTCGCGAGCATCGGGACTGCGACGACGCTATGCCCATCCTGGAGGATCCGGCAACGTTGGCGGGGGCAGAACGGATTTTCCTATACGGATCAGGAGAAGCGGGGCTCTGGCTGCTAGATTATTTGAGCCGCCGGAACATCATCGTCTCAGGCTTTCTCGACAGCTGGCAGGAAGGCATGATCGCTGGGCTTCCCCGTCTGCGCTACGATCATTATCGTGCCCAGAGGCGTCCAGGTGACCTTGTCGTCGTCGCCTCGATGCACTATGGCCCCATTCTGGCATCGCTCCAGGGCGTCGTCACAGCCGTCAATGCCTATCCCCTCTATCTTGCGCGCCACTACTTCAAATCGATGGATGAAGGTACGTCGATGCCCAGTTCCCTATAG
- a CDS encoding transposase, protein MTKTRRSFTDEFKREAVALLEGSGRPLEHVARELGLQASVLRK, encoded by the coding sequence ATGACGAAGACGAGGCGATCCTTCACGGACGAGTTCAAGCGTGAGGCTGTTGCCCTGCTGGAAGGGAGCGGCCGGCCGCTGGAGCATGTGGCGCGGGAGTTAGGCCTCCAGGCCTCGGTGCTGCGGAAGTAG
- a CDS encoding tetratricopeptide repeat protein, which yields MNEADIEIWRRNIRQDTLFRYHYAMADALERNGDLSAAIAALERGLSIAPMRAEAVVRLRDMLERVGQTERAAALHADAEAGFPHYEVTGWTRVGDLARQDGALEGRLDLAISSYRSALARQSGFMEARYGLLCALLDKGENSVSQEELLTLTDQPILDEERKIYWAGEFQEIAEKNLGIGHTDLAASLFRLSRNLDPSSGRPDMQLGLIALGRLDISEAYEAFMAAIRHDSGLADAFLYLGFCHLAVDRVDDAIAVLRQACSLDANGVTMGALGLAFHRAGWIGEATTCYSKALELWPNSASSHVYMALGQMAQGQMERADASLETAIGIKADSFAFMQRAVLSSRLGKTADSQNALRRSLEQPEWVRLQVAIHPFAREELTDAYRELGIDVPSSIDLK from the coding sequence ATGAACGAAGCTGACATCGAGATTTGGCGCCGAAACATTCGGCAGGATACGCTCTTCCGCTACCACTACGCTATGGCCGATGCTCTGGAGCGCAATGGGGACTTAAGCGCTGCCATCGCCGCTCTGGAGCGTGGTTTGTCCATCGCTCCAATGCGGGCCGAGGCTGTCGTCCGTCTGCGCGACATGCTGGAGCGGGTCGGGCAGACGGAGCGAGCGGCTGCTCTGCACGCCGATGCAGAGGCAGGATTCCCACATTATGAAGTGACGGGTTGGACCCGGGTTGGTGATCTGGCCCGGCAGGACGGAGCCTTGGAAGGCCGCCTGGATCTGGCTATAAGTTCCTATCGATCCGCTCTAGCCCGGCAGTCGGGCTTCATGGAAGCCCGTTACGGGCTGTTGTGCGCTCTTCTTGACAAAGGGGAAAACTCTGTTTCTCAAGAGGAGTTGTTGACACTGACGGATCAGCCGATCCTAGATGAAGAGAGAAAGATATATTGGGCAGGGGAGTTCCAAGAGATTGCCGAGAAAAATCTCGGTATTGGCCACACTGATCTTGCCGCCAGTCTTTTTCGTTTGTCCCGTAATTTGGATCCGAGTTCCGGCCGTCCGGACATGCAGCTTGGTTTGATTGCACTGGGTCGCCTTGACATTTCCGAAGCTTACGAGGCGTTCATGGCGGCCATACGCCACGACTCCGGGCTGGCGGATGCATTTCTTTATCTGGGCTTCTGTCATCTGGCAGTGGATCGTGTGGACGATGCCATCGCGGTGCTGCGTCAGGCATGCTCTCTGGACGCGAATGGCGTGACGATGGGCGCGCTCGGATTGGCCTTTCATCGGGCGGGCTGGATCGGCGAAGCAACAACCTGCTATTCTAAAGCTCTCGAGTTGTGGCCAAATTCTGCATCTAGCCATGTTTATATGGCGTTGGGGCAAATGGCACAGGGGCAGATGGAACGCGCCGATGCCTCACTGGAGACGGCCATCGGCATCAAGGCCGATAGTTTTGCATTCATGCAGCGGGCAGTGCTGTCGTCTCGTCTGGGCAAGACTGCCGATTCGCAAAATGCATTGCGCCGTAGCTTGGAGCAGCCGGAATGGGTGCGGCTTCAGGTCGCAATCCACCCGTTTGCCCGTGAGGAACTGACGGATGCCTATAGGGAACTGGGCATCGACGTACCTTCATCCATCGATTTGAAGTAG
- the hisF gene encoding imidazole glycerol phosphate synthase subunit HisF: MAGIRIIARLDIKGENLIKGIHLEGLRVVGSPHDFALDYYRQGIDEIIYMDAVASLYRRNSLHHVVEQTAKDIFIPLTVGGGVRSIADAEALLRRGADKVAINTAALERPALITEIAQRFGSQSMVAQIDAKRIGQGRWECYSDGGREHSGRDVLDWARQLVDLGAGEILLTSIDREGTRKGFETDLIRAVASTVPIPVIASGGMGKAQDIVTAVEGGWADAVAAAHVLHYRVCSVDDMRAAARKAGIDVRPMTETAA, encoded by the coding sequence ATGGCTGGAATCCGTATCATTGCCCGCCTGGACATCAAGGGAGAGAACCTGATCAAAGGAATTCATCTGGAAGGACTCAGGGTGGTGGGTTCACCCCATGATTTTGCCCTTGATTACTACAGACAAGGAATAGACGAAATCATCTACATGGATGCGGTAGCCAGCCTCTATCGTCGCAACAGCCTGCATCATGTGGTCGAGCAGACAGCCAAGGACATCTTCATTCCGCTGACCGTCGGGGGCGGCGTGCGCAGCATTGCCGACGCCGAAGCGCTGCTGCGACGGGGGGCGGACAAGGTGGCCATCAACACCGCCGCCCTTGAACGCCCCGCTCTGATCACCGAAATCGCCCAACGCTTCGGATCGCAGTCAATGGTTGCTCAGATCGATGCCAAACGGATAGGGCAGGGCCGCTGGGAATGCTATTCGGACGGCGGCCGCGAACACAGCGGACGGGACGTGCTTGACTGGGCCCGTCAGTTGGTCGACTTGGGAGCGGGGGAAATCCTGCTGACCTCCATCGACCGGGAGGGTACACGCAAAGGATTCGAAACCGACCTGATCCGGGCTGTGGCCAGCACTGTGCCGATCCCGGTGATCGCAAGCGGAGGCATGGGAAAGGCGCAAGACATTGTCACCGCCGTAGAAGGCGGGTGGGCCGATGCCGTGGCAGCCGCGCATGTCCTGCATTACCGGGTCTGCAGCGTCGACGACATGCGGGCAGCCGCAAGGAAGGCCGGCATCGATGTGCGCCCTATGACGGAGACTGCAGCATGA
- a CDS encoding ISL3 family transposase codes for MSKSLLSLLPAGLVVDQVTVDVDRVVVAAHVRAATASCPLCRRPSRRVHSRYNRHLGDLPWQGRMGELRLQVRRFRCPAADCPRRVFTECLPTVAAPRVRRTRRLAEAQRTIALSAGGDPGARLATRLAMPVSGDTLLRLIRAEPMVPIPTPRVIGIDDWAWRRGKRYGTIVVDLERGRPIDLLPDRHADTVAAWLKAHPGVEIVARDRAGAYANGIRRGVPTAVQVADRWHLLHNLTDALREVLTGHHRDLRAAANLAVAPVDETGQEVHAPQPDKSGKPSTRREQRSVVIQAARQARFEEVVALDTRGWSQTRIAQALGLDRKTVRVWLRSGQPPPWRQPAKGSQLDPFRDHLRRRWDEGCHNAARLWREIKALGFTGQRTAVREWARPLRQVVPGITSTASASWRVPSRRRAAWLVVADETEIDATEQAFVTALLSRSAKLAQIVALARAFRTMVREQRAGELDGWLLAADGTALAGFAGGLKRDLAAVRAALSLPWSTGPVEGQISRLKTIKRTMNGRGGFDLLRHRVLEAA; via the coding sequence TTGTCCAAATCGCTGCTTTCCTTGCTGCCGGCCGGGCTTGTCGTTGATCAGGTCACGGTCGACGTCGATCGTGTCGTGGTGGCGGCCCATGTACGTGCCGCTACGGCCTCCTGCCCGTTGTGTCGCCGACCATCGCGTCGCGTCCATAGTCGTTACAATCGCCACCTAGGCGATCTGCCCTGGCAGGGCCGTATGGGTGAACTGCGTCTGCAAGTCCGCCGGTTCCGGTGCCCGGCCGCGGACTGCCCGCGCCGTGTCTTCACCGAATGCCTGCCCACGGTCGCGGCGCCGCGGGTCCGGCGCACCCGCCGGCTTGCCGAGGCGCAGCGCACCATCGCCTTGAGCGCGGGGGGCGATCCCGGCGCCCGGCTGGCCACCCGCCTTGCGATGCCGGTCAGTGGCGACACGCTGCTGCGCCTGATCCGGGCGGAGCCGATGGTGCCGATTCCGACGCCGCGCGTCATCGGCATCGATGACTGGGCGTGGCGCCGCGGCAAACGCTACGGCACCATCGTCGTCGACCTCGAACGCGGCCGCCCGATCGACCTGCTGCCCGACCGCCATGCCGACACCGTCGCCGCGTGGCTGAAGGCGCATCCCGGCGTCGAGATCGTTGCCCGCGATCGTGCGGGCGCCTATGCCAACGGCATCCGCCGAGGCGTACCGACCGCCGTTCAGGTCGCCGACCGGTGGCACCTCCTACACAATCTCACCGACGCGCTGCGTGAGGTTCTCACCGGTCATCATCGGGATCTGCGGGCGGCGGCCAATCTGGCCGTCGCTCCCGTCGACGAAACCGGACAAGAGGTGCACGCGCCGCAGCCCGATAAGAGTGGCAAACCATCGACCCGTCGCGAGCAGAGGAGCGTCGTCATCCAGGCCGCCCGCCAGGCCCGTTTCGAGGAGGTCGTCGCGCTGGACACTCGCGGCTGGTCGCAAACCCGCATCGCCCAGGCGCTCGGCCTCGACCGCAAGACGGTGCGGGTGTGGCTGCGGTCCGGGCAGCCACCACCTTGGCGCCAACCGGCCAAGGGCAGCCAACTCGATCCCTTCCGCGACCATCTGCGACGGCGCTGGGACGAAGGCTGCCACAACGCCGCACGGCTGTGGCGGGAGATCAAGGCCCTCGGCTTCACCGGTCAGCGGACCGCGGTCCGGGAATGGGCACGGCCTCTGCGACAGGTCGTCCCAGGCATAACCTCCACAGCCTCGGCCTCATGGCGGGTGCCGTCGCGGCGACGAGCGGCATGGCTGGTGGTCGCCGACGAGACCGAGATCGACGCGACCGAGCAGGCCTTCGTCACCGCCCTGCTGTCCCGTTCAGCGAAATTGGCCCAGATCGTCGCGTTGGCTCGGGCCTTCCGAACAATGGTCCGCGAACAACGGGCCGGAGAGCTGGATGGTTGGCTGCTGGCGGCCGACGGCACAGCCTTGGCGGGATTCGCCGGCGGCCTGAAGCGTGATCTGGCGGCGGTGCGCGCGGCCTTGTCGCTGCCGTGGAGCACCGGGCCGGTGGAGGGCCAGATCAGCAGGCTGAAGACGATCAAGCGCACGATGAACGGCCGCGGTGGCTTCGACTTGCTGCGCCATCGCGTCCTCGAAGCCGCCTGA
- a CDS encoding NAD-dependent epimerase/dehydratase family protein gives MRVLISGNLGYIGPVMVDLFKQAGHHVTGFDTGYFEECLVPDGRRLAPPDRQILCDIRKVEPEHLDGADAVVHLAGLSNDPMGALDPGLTERINTGGTRRLANLARECGVGRFVFASSCSIYGAAADGGLLDEQAPFNPVSAYAVSKVAGEDVLRELAAPGFSPVFLRNATAFGVSPRMRFDLVLNNLMGWAWTTGEIRVLSDGTPWRPLVHIEDISRAALAAVTAPADAIHAQAFNIGRADANYQVRDIALAVGRRQPEATVSFTGETVNDPRSYRVDFTKALTKLPGFEPYWTLERGCEELCSWLSAGSLAGRDFQSRLFIRLKQLQHRMEKGELDADLQLLPPSV, from the coding sequence ATGCGCGTCCTGATCAGCGGAAATCTTGGGTATATCGGCCCGGTCATGGTCGACCTGTTCAAACAGGCGGGGCATCATGTGACCGGTTTCGACACCGGCTATTTCGAGGAGTGCCTGGTTCCTGACGGGCGCCGACTTGCTCCCCCCGACCGGCAGATCCTGTGCGATATCCGCAAGGTAGAACCGGAGCACCTTGATGGAGCCGACGCGGTCGTGCATCTGGCGGGGCTGTCGAATGATCCGATGGGGGCTCTCGATCCGGGTTTAACCGAGCGGATCAACACCGGCGGCACGCGACGCTTGGCCAACCTTGCCCGTGAGTGCGGAGTTGGTCGGTTCGTCTTCGCATCGTCCTGCAGCATTTATGGCGCGGCTGCCGATGGTGGTCTGCTTGACGAGCAGGCGCCTTTCAATCCGGTTTCCGCTTATGCCGTTTCCAAGGTCGCTGGTGAGGATGTGCTGCGTGAACTGGCGGCGCCAGGCTTTTCGCCCGTGTTCTTGCGCAATGCCACCGCGTTTGGGGTCAGCCCCCGCATGCGCTTTGATCTCGTGTTGAACAACCTCATGGGATGGGCCTGGACGACCGGGGAAATTCGCGTGTTGTCCGACGGAACCCCTTGGCGGCCTCTGGTCCATATCGAGGACATCAGCCGTGCAGCGCTCGCCGCAGTCACCGCTCCGGCGGATGCGATCCACGCCCAGGCTTTCAATATCGGACGGGCGGATGCGAACTATCAGGTACGCGACATCGCCTTGGCGGTTGGCCGTCGGCAGCCGGAGGCGACAGTCAGCTTCACCGGGGAAACCGTCAACGATCCGCGCTCCTACCGCGTGGATTTCACCAAGGCGCTGACCAAGCTTCCGGGGTTCGAGCCGTACTGGACGCTGGAGCGAGGTTGCGAGGAACTATGTTCTTGGCTTTCAGCGGGGAGTTTGGCCGGTCGGGATTTCCAGTCCCGTCTTTTCATCCGATTGAAGCAGCTGCAGCATCGCATGGAGAAGGGGGAACTCGATGCTGACTTGCAGCTTTTGCCCCCCTCTGTGTGA